The Pontibacter sp. SGAir0037 DNA segment CTCTAAACGATAACAAGGGCTATGTAACAGAGTACGTTACCTTCAGCGGCAATGGCCGTGTGGCTGTGGTAGACTTAAACACCTATGCTGTTACCAAAACCATAGAAGTTGGTGTTAACCCAGAAAGATTGGTATTGGCAGGCAGCAAGCTTTATGTCATCAACGGCGGTGGCAACACTGTTTCGGTTATCAACACAGCTACCGATGCTTTGGAAACCAATATCACCGTTACGGCAAGACCTAATAGCTTGGTAGTAGACCGCAACAATACCCTTTGGGTAATCAGTAATGGCGTGAAAGTTTACAACAGTGATTATACAGGTTATTTAGAGGAAGGAAGCACACCTGCCGCACTGACCAAAATCAACCTGAGCACTAACACGGTAACCAGCACCCTTCCTTTCAGCAGCAATGTAGCCACAGCACATAACTTAACTACAAACGGCGCAAAGGATAAATTATACTATGTGTATAACAACAAAGTATACCAACAGGATGTAAACGCTACGGCGCTTGCGACCACACCGCTCATCAACCGTAAAACAGATTTTAATGCCTTGGGCGTAGATCCAGCCAATAGCTTTATCTATCAAGGCAAATCAACAGGTTACACAACAGATGGCTGGGTAGTGCGTTTTAACCCATCAGGTGCAGTTGTAGACTCTGTTCGCGTAGGTATAGCCCCTAACGGGTTTGTATTCAGATAATAGTTAGCTCAAACTAGAACGGCTGTGCCTGCTTTTGATAATCAAAAGCAGGCACAGCCGTTTTTAAACAGTATAGCCACTATTGTCCGCGCTTCTCGCGCTGCTCGTCCTGGTTATATGGTCCGTCATTAAAGGTAGTGGAGTCTCTGCCTTCATAGTATTTTTCCAGATTCGTCGTATCCTTGTCTTCGGTACCGGCAGAATAT contains these protein-coding regions:
- a CDS encoding YncE family protein, with protein sequence MKKFTTVRRFFLGAALACGSFAFTSCDKDNDSPSGEYAENAVLVSNEGNFRASNASVSYINRSSGKAENNIFTKANPGLVLGDVLQSVATHGDRAFLVMNNSQKVSVVNANTFVAEGEITGLEMPRYFVALNDNKGYVTEYVTFSGNGRVAVVDLNTYAVTKTIEVGVNPERLVLAGSKLYVINGGGNTVSVINTATDALETNITVTARPNSLVVDRNNTLWVISNGVKVYNSDYTGYLEEGSTPAALTKINLSTNTVTSTLPFSSNVATAHNLTTNGAKDKLYYVYNNKVYQQDVNATALATTPLINRKTDFNALGVDPANSFIYQGKSTGYTTDGWVVRFNPSGAVVDSVRVGIAPNGFVFR